The sequence CAATATGTGGTTCCGGTTCGGTCACGCTTCGTTGCGAGCAATCTCGAGTCGGCCTGCGACGCTGCGCGAGCGGACCTCGGGATCACCGAGGCCTTCTCCTATCTCCTCGCCGACGCGATTAATTCAGGGCAACTGGTTCCGCTTCTGCAGGACTTTCAGCCGCCACCGCAACCCGTCAACTTTGTGTACTCGCCAAATCGGTTCATGCCGGCCAAATTGCGCGCGTTTCTCGACTTCGCGGTGCCACGTCTCAAGGAGCGCCTCGCCGTGCGCCTCAATCCGAATTTGGTTACGCGCTAATGAGTCCGCGCCCTAGTGCAACGGGCGACGCCCTATCCCCGTCACCTGAGGTGGCCGCTTCTTCAGCGGCCCTCGAAGGGCGACGGCCCGGCTGCATCGCGGCCGTTCATCCTTCGAGGCTCCGCACGCGATGCGTTTGCGTCGCACGCTACGCGCCTCAGGATGACGGGGGTGAACTCGAAAACATTTGTGGGAACGCTGCCGGCGACGCGCTCACCGCCACGATGACATCATGCTCCTGTTTTGCCCGACGAGTCAAAATGTGGATACGGTCGCGCCCACGCACATGCAGGCTTGGCAAGCGGCTGAACTCCCTCACAGTTTCTACTGTGCATGGGGTTGTTTTCGCACTTTTTGTTTTGGCGGCCGTCTACTCCGCCGCTTTCTCTCTCAGTCGCTGCGCGTAGACATTGATGATCAGCGCGGCAAGCAGGATCAGGCCGCGGATCAGGATCTTCAGGAAGCTGTCGATGTTGACGTGGTCGAGGCCGTTGTTGAGCACGCCCAGCACGAACAGCCCGACGATGGTATTGCCGATGCCGCCGCGGCCGCCGAACAGGCTGGTGCCGCCGACGACGACGGCGGCGATGGAGTCGAGCAGGTAGGTGTCGAACTCGTTCTGCTGCGCGCTGCCGAAATGGGCGACGCCGAGCATGCCGCCGATGCCGGAGCAGACCGCCGAGATCACCATCACGGCACCCAAGATCAGCTTGACGTTGAGGCCGGAATATTCGGCCGCCTCGCGATTGCCCCCGACCATGTAGACGTAGCGGCCGAAGCGCGTGTAGGTCAGCACGAGGTGCCCGCCGAGCAGCATGATGGCGGCGACGATGACGATCCAGGGAATGCCGCCGATCGAGCCCGAGCCGAGCGTCGTGATCAGGCTCGGCACCTTGTAGGCGATCTGGCCGCGCACCAGGAGGGCCGAGATGCCGGCGGCGATCTGCATCATCGCCAGCGTCATGATGAAGGAGGGGATGCCGATCACGGTCAGGCCCAGCGCATTGACGAGCCCCAGCAGGGCGCAGAGCAGGATCGACAGGATGATCGCAACCGCGCCGGGCAGGGGGATGTTGGCGATGTTGACGTAGGACTCCTGCAGCGTGAAGTAGGCGACCGCGATGCCGGTGACGTTGGCGATGCTGGCGATCGAGAGGTCGATCTCGGCGCAGAGGATCACGAAGGTGAGACCGACGGCGATGATGCCCGTCACCGACACCTGCGTCAGGATGTTGCCGAGATTGTCCAGCGTCGCGAAGGAGGGGCTGGCGAAGGCGAAGAAGGCAGAGAGAAAGATCAGCGTCAGGAACGGCGCGATGTTGCGCATCTGCGAGCGCAGGAAGGGCGCGAGCCCTCGCGCCCGATGGGCTTCCGCAAAGGCCGTCTCGCTGCTCATGTGCTTCTCCGTCACGCCGCTTCCAGCAGGCGGTCCTTGCTGACCGGCTCGTTCGAGAATTCCCGCACCAATGCGCCGCGCTTGAGCACCAGGATGCGGTCGGCCAGCGACAGCACCGTTTCCGGCTCGGTCGACAGCACGATGATCGCGAGCCCTTTTGCGCGGAGGTCACGGACGATGTTGATGACGTCGTTCTTGGCGCCGACATCCATGCCGCGGGTCGGCTCGCACAACACCAGCAGCTTTGGCGGGTAGGTCAGCCATTTTGCCAGCGCGACCTTCTGCTGGTTGCCACCGGAGAGCATGCCGAGATCGAGGCCGACCACCGGCGGCCGGATCTGCAGCTGCTCGACCTGGCGCCTCGCGATGTCGCGCTCCTGGGCCGGCTTGAGCAGCAGGGACGAGATGCGGTCCAGAATGCTGATCGAGATGTTCTTGTAGACCGGCTCCTGATGAAACAGCATGTCGCGCCGGCTCTCCGGCACCAGCGCCACGCCCGCGCGCCGGGCCGCTGCCGTGCTGACGAAGGTCTTTGGCTTACCTTCGACCACCAGCGTGCCGCCGTCCGGCTTCAGCTTGCCGAACAGGATGCGCGACAGCTCCTGCTGGCCGCAGCCCATGAAGCCGTAGATGCCGAGCACCTCGCCGGCGCGCGCCTCGAAGGAGACGTCCTTCAGGCTGCGCGCCAGCGAAAGCTGATCGGCCTTCAGGACCACCGTGCTGTCGCTCGGCTGCGGCAACATCAGATCATCGGTGTAGCTGTGCTCGAGCGCTTCGCCGCCGCGGCCGATCATGGCCTCGATCAGCGCGCCCTTGCTGGTCGCCGCGCTCGCGGTCTCCGCGACCTTCCGTCCGTTGCGGAACACGGTCACCGTGTCGGACACGAGCAGGATGTCCTCGATGAAATGCGAGATGAAGACGATTGCAGTGCCTTCCTCGCGCAGCCGCCGGAGCGTTGCGAACAGGCGCTCGACCTCGGGCGGGGAGAGGGCGGAGGTCGGCTCGTCCAGGATGACGATGCGTGCGCCGGAGAACAGCACGCGCGCGATCTCGATCAGCTGCTGCAGCCCGATCGGGAGGTCGCCGAGCCTCGTCATCGGATCGACGTCGATGCCGAAGCGGGCGAGCTGATCGCCGGCCTCGCGCGCCATCCGCCGCCATTGCACGAGGCCAAGGGCGTTGGTCGGCTGGTTGCCGAGGAAGACGTTCTCGGCGACCGTGAGGTCGGGGGCGACAGAGAGCTCCTGATGCACCATGGCGATGCCGGCCGCGTGCGCATCGCGGGCCGAGCGGAAATGCGTCTCCTTGCCGTCGATCAGGAAACGGCCGGAGAACTCGGTGTGCACGCCGGCGATGATCTTCATCAGCGTGCTTTTTCCCGCACCGTTCTCGCCGACGAGACCATGGATCTCGCCGGGGTACAGCGCAAAGTCGACACCACGAAGCGCTTCGACGCCGCCGAAGCTCTTCGTGATGCCCTGCAGTTCCAGGATGGGCGAACGACCCGCTGACATGGAAGCTCAGATCTTGGAAGCTCAGATCAGGAAGTGATCCTGCATCCACTGCATCCCGGCGGCATTTGCCTTGGTCACAACGGGGCCGTCGGTGACGACGTTCTTGGGGATTCCCTGTCCGCTCTTCTCGCCGCCGACCACGGCGGAGACGCCCGCGATGATCGCGCCGCCATGGATGCGGCAGGACGGATTGCGGACGGTCGCGAACATGCGGCCTTCGCTCACCGCCTGGATCGCCGGCGGCATGGCGTCGACGCCGCCGATCAGGATGTTGGTGCGGCCGCGCGCCTTCATGATGTTGGCCGCCGCGAGCGCCATGTCGTCATTGTGGAAGAAGGCGGCGTCGATCTGCGGATATTTCGTCAGGTACGTTTCCCAGAGACGGGCGGTCTTCGACACGTCCCAGTCGGCCGGCTGGGTGTCGAGCACCTCGATATTGGGGAATTGCTTGACGACCGAATTGAAGCCCTTGGCTCTTCCTTGCGCCCCTGTATGTCCGAGCGCGCCTTGCGTCATGATGATCTTGCCCTTGCCGCCCATGGCGTTGCACAGCGCCTGCGTCACCGAAGCGCCCATGAACTCGTTGTCGGGGGCGAGGAAGGAGTGGACGTTGATCTGGTCGAGCGGCGCGATCAGCGTATCCATGTCGATCACGGGCGTGCCGGCGTCGATCATCTTCTGCACCGGCTGGGTGAGGGTGCCGATGCCGAACGCCTGGATCGCGACGAAGTCCCATTTCTGCGAGGCCATGTTGTCGATCGCCGCGCGCTGCTTCACCGCATCGAGCTGGCCGTCGAACCAGGTGACCTCGACGTTGAACAGCTTGCCCCAGAATTCCGCCGCCTGCTTGCCTTGCGCGCACCAGGTGGCCTGAAGGCCGGCATTGGAGAATGCCGCCTTCAACGGCTTCTCGCTGCGCCCGACTTCGGCGGCCAGCGCTGGATTTATGCCCATGCTGCCGAACAGGGCAGCCCCGGCGCCGGCGGTCGCTGCCGCCTGAAGAAGATCGCGCCTCGTCGTCGAGAAATCTTTCGTCCCGGACATCGCTCGCTCCCATATCTTTTGTCGTCGGCGCGTCATTGCCTGCGCGACCGATGTCCGAAAGTCTCTCACAAGAGTTGTTGGCACTCAATCTGCAATCAGCCGCAGCGTCGCCGCTGCCCGCGCGTTGGTGCAGCGCAAAGCGTCAGGCTGGAATGCCGGCGTATGTGTCGATCTCGACGAGCAATGCGTCCCAGGCCAGCGCCATGTCCGGCGTCCATTCATCGCCGAGCAGGTCGCGCAGTGTATCCCTGATGATGGCGAAGAACGCGATGAACAGCTCGCGCGACGTGCCATAGGCATCGTGCGATGCGACCTCGCAGGCGATCAGCCGGAAATGCCCGCGGCGCTCGCCCGCGAAGTCGAGAATCGCCTCGATCGTCAGCGCCAGCATCGATCCCTTCACGAGCTCGCTGCCTTGCGTCCGGAACATCGTTCGCGTTTCCGGATGTGCTTCGAACATCCTCTGGTAGACGAGCGGCGTGAGATCAGCGCAGCGCTGTGCCGCGATCTCAAAACTCTGTTCGATCAAATTGGGAGAAGCATTCATCGGCTTTTCAGCCATGCGGGCAAAAAAAGAGCGGGGCCCTGGCCCCGCTCAAAAATTGTGTCGACCCTATTATCCCCGATCTTAAGATTTAATCTTGATTGACGGGGCGACGCTGCATTTTGCGCGCCAGGGGCTCCTCCCGAGACTTGGACCACCAGGCCACGACCTCGCGGTCAGCACCTGAGCAAGAGGATGCTAGATCAACTTTTCTCACTTGTCATCATTTTCGGCAACGATTGTTCAAAATAAGAGCAGCTGACGAAATGATCGGGCTTTCAGCCATCTAAACATATGACAAATATAAGAAATCTGTGGATGGGCAGGGGTGGTTTGGCTGCCTCAAATGCCGGACCCCCTCCCGCGGGAGGGGGCTCCGATCACAGTTTTAGCGAAATTTGCGCTGGGCCAAGCGGGCGGCGGAACTGGCCTCGACTCGGGTGCCGGCCCGGTGTTTAGTTAGCGCACGAACGAATGGTTCGGTGGATGCGCGCACGGCTGCAAAAATTCTTACCCCTGGTCCTGCTCGCTTTGGTGATGCAGGTGCTGGCGCCGATTGCCGCCTGTCTGGCGGCAGGCCAGGCCGTTGCCGATCCGCTGTCCGCCGCCGTCATCTGCCATAGCGCGAGCGACCAGGCTGGCGGCCTGAACGACCGGCCCGGCGCGCCGACGGCGCATGCCGGCGCCTGTGCCCTCTGCTGTCTTGCGCAGGCAAACGCATCGCTGGATTCGCCGCCGCAGCCGGCTTTCGCCATTCCTTTCCGCCATGCCGACCGCGTGGTGTGGCACACGGCGGAGGCTTCCACCGCTTCCGTCCATAAGGGCTCAAACGCCCAGGCGCGCGCGCCTCCTCAGTTTTCCTGACGACCCTCGTGGTCGCCGCGGTCCGTCCGCCGGCGATTGATGCTGTCAAACAGCCGGGAAGAAGGCCGGCGTCAGGAATGCCCCCATGTCACGTTGCCATGCCCGCCGTGGCGTGAGCGTCGTTGCCGTCCAGGCCACGCTGCTTGCCTCGTCGAGCGGAGTCTTTGCCCAGAGCAGCAGCGCCGTGCTGCCGCCGGTTACCGTCGAGGCGCCCGCGGCAGCGAAGCCCAAGCCGCGCAAGCCGTCGGTGCAGACGATTGCCGCCCGGAGCCGGTCGGCGAAACCCGCCAGCGAGCGGACAGCTCCCGTTATTACGGGCGAGCAGGGCGCGGGCAGCACCCGGCCGTCGCTGGAGCCGCCGGCTGCCGTGGCGCGTTATCAATTGCCGCAGCGCTCCTTCAGCATCACGGCGAAGGAGGTCGATGAGACGATCAATCTCAAGGACCCTGAGGACGCCGTCAAATACATGCCGAGCCTGTTCGTGCGGAAACGCAACGATGGGGACAACAATGCCGTGCTCGCGACGCGCAGCTGGGGCCTCAATTCGAGCGCGCGGACGTTGATCTATTACGACGATCTCCTGATTTCGGCGCTGATCGGCAACAACAACACCAATGCCTCGCCGAAGTGGAGCCTGATCTCGCCGGAAGCGATCGGGCGGGTCGACTATCTCAACGGTCCGTTCGCGGCCGCCTATCCCGGCAACTCGATTGGCGGCGTGCTGCTGATCTCGTCAAAGATGCCGGACAAGCCGTTTGCGGTCGCCAAGGAAACGGTGTCCGTCATGCCGTGGAATCAATACGGCACCAAGGAGACCTACGTGACCAGCCAGACCAGCGCCGCCGCCGGCAATCGCGACGGCCAGCTGTCCTGGCTTGTGAGCGCGAACTATCTCGACAGCTACCAGCAGCCGCTCACCTATACGACGAGCGCCACAATCCCGGCCGGCACGACCGGTACGTTTCCCGCGCTGAACAAGCAGGGCGTCCCGGCCAATGTGGTTGGTACGGGCATCCTCGCGCATTCGCAGCAGACGTCCGGTAACATCCGCCTTGCCTATGACGTGACCGCGCAGGTGCAGGCGACCTATTCGTTCGGGATCTGGAATAATCACCAGGTCTCGGATCCCCAGACCTACCTGCGGTCGACGGCGACGGGGCTGCCGACCTTCAACAACATCACGACGTTCGCGAATGCCAAATATATCTGGGACCAAACCCATGTAAGTAATGCGGTTGCGATCAAGAGCGACACCAAGGGCACATTCGATTTCGACCTGTCGGCCTCGAGCTACAACTATCTCGAAGACACCCAGCTCAATCCCTACACGACGCCGACCGGCGTCGGCTTCTCGCAGAATGGCAAGATCCAGCGCATGGACGGCACCAATTGGCAGAACGCCGACGCCAAGGGCATCTGGCGTCCGCTGGGTTATGGCGGAGCGCACGAGATCAGTTTTGGTATTCACGGCGACCGGTATCGTCTTGAAAATCCGACCTATGGGTCGTCAGTCTGGTATCAGGCCTCGACCGCGACGGGACAGCTCTATGCCAATAGTCAGGGTGAAACCCGCACTGGCGCGCTGTGGCTTCAGGACGCCTGGAAAATACAGCCCAATCTGAAGCTGACACTGGGTGGAAGGCTCGAGACCTGGCAATCGCTCGACGGTCAGAACGTCGTGACCCTGGCCAACGGAGCGGGTGTCATTACCTCGTCGTTCGCGACCAACCAGCCGGGCCTTGCTTCGACGAATTTCTCGCCGAAGGCATCGCTCTCCTACGATCCGAACAAGGATTGGAACATCACGGTCAATTTCGGCGAGGCCTATCGCTATCCGACCGTCCTCGAACTCTATCAGAACGTCACTGTCGGCAACACGATCACGGTGGCCAATCCTTTCCTGAGGCCCGAGCAGGACTTCACCGGCGAGCTCAACATCGAGCGTCACTGGAATGACGGCCGGGTCCGGTTGACCCTGTTCAGGGAGCGGACCAACAACGCGATTATCGCGCAGACCAACATGATCAACGCGACCCAGAGTGCGACCACATTCAGCAATGTCGATGCGATCAGGATGCAGGGCGTCGAGCTGTCGGCCGACAAGGACAACGTTCTCGTCAGCGGTCTACAGTTGTTCGGCAGCGTCACCTATGTGGACTCGCGGATCCTGGCTGACGCGGGCTGGGCCGGATTTGATCCCCTGACCGGCGCGCCCACGACGGTCGTCGGCAAGCGCGTCCCCTTCGTACCGGACTGGCGCGCCAAGCTCGGCGTGACCTACCGGCCGAACGACAGCTGGGCCTACACGGTTGCCGCACGCTACAGCGGCAAGCAATATTCGACGCTGGACAACACCGATCGTGTTTCCCACGTCTATGGTGCGTTCGATAACTTCTTCGTTGTGGACTTGAAGATCCGCTACAACGCGACGAAGAATTTTGCGTTCGACTTCGGCATCGATAATCTCTTCAACGAGCAGTATTTCCTGTTCCATCCGTTTCCGGGGCGAACCTTCGTTCTCGCCGGCAAGTACACGTTCTGACGGGTGGGGCGATGTTGACGACAAGAAAGGCAAATGACATGACTAAGCTCTCACGCATCCTCGCGCTCGCAGCGCTCTTCGCCGCAATGTTCGCCGCCCCCGTGCGCGCCGAGGACGTCAAGGCCGGCGATCTCGTCATCTCGCAGGCGTGGAGCCGGGCGACGCCGGGCGGTGCCAAGGTCGCGGGCGGCTATCTGACGATCGAGAACAAGGGGACGGCCGCAGACAGACTGGTCGGCGTTTCTGCCGATATCGCGGGCAAGGCCGAGGTCCACGAGATGGCGATGGACAATGGCGTGATGAAGATGCGTCCGCTCGACAAGGGGCTGGCGATCGATCCCGGCAAGACCGTGAAGCTCGCGCCCGGCGGCAATCATTTGATGCTGCAGGAGCTGAAGGGTCCGTTCAAGCAGGGCGACAAGGTTCCGGTGACGCTTCAGTTCGAGAAGGCCGGCAAGGTCGCCGTGTCTCTCGATGTACAGGCCGTCGGCGCGCAGGCGCCGGGCGATGGCGGTCAAATGATGAAGAAGATGCACGATCATTCGGGAATGAAAATGTGATGAAACAGATCAAGTCCCTCGTGACCTCGAATCGAACCATCGCGGGCCTCGCGTTCGCAATGACCGCGCTGCTGTCGGTTGCCGCGACACCGCTTGCCGCGGCGACCGATGACGACAGCTTCTTCACCCATCTGCACACCGAGAAGGCGATGGCCAATGTCACGGTTTCCCCGGGGCGTGCCGGCCCGGTCGAGATCGCGATCCAGCTCGAGACGGTTGACGAAACACCGCTCACGGCCAAAGCCGTATCGGTGACGCTCGTGGATACGCAGACCGGAAGAAAGCTCGCTCCGGTCACGGCCTCGCGCGATGGCGAGGATGGCTGGCGCGTGAAGGTGGCGCAGCTGACGCCCGGACGCTGGATGCTGGGGCTCGGGATTTCGATCTCCGAGGCCGATCATGTCAGCGTCGAAGCGCCGATCCTGATCAAATGACCGCGCTCGAGAGGCCGAACATGTCGAAGCAATCCCTCTTATTCCTTGTTGCGGTGTTCGCCGCATCGCCTGCGGCGGCGCATGTTTTTCTGGAGAGCAAGCAGGCCACCGTCGGGGCGTCTTACAAAGCCGTGTTCGCGGTCCCGCACGGCTGCGCGGGCTCGCCGACGGTGAAGATCCGCGTGCAAGTCCCGGAAGGGGTGATCGCGGTGAAGCCGATGCCGAAGGCGGGCTGGACCATCGATGTCGTCGAAGGCAAATACGCCGCCGAGTACGACTATCACGGCAACAAGCTCTCTTCCGGCGTCAAGGAGGTCGCATGGTCCGGCGGCAAGCTGTCGGACAAGAACTATGACGAGTTCATCATGCACACTGTGCTGACGGACGCCCTCAAGCCGAACACGACCCTTTACTTTCCCGTGGTCCAGGAATGCGAGACCGGCGTCAGCCGCTGGATCGAAATCCCGGCGGAAGGGGCAGGGCATTCGCATGAGAGCAAGTCGCCGGCGCCTGGCGTTAAGCTGCTGCCAAAACCTTGATGCGCCTCCTCGCCGCGCTCGCGACGCTGTTGCTCGTCGTCGGCTTCGCGACCGGCGCGTCGGCCCATGCCGCTCTGGTCTCGGTCGATCCGGCGAGCGGCAGCATCCTGAAGACTGCGCCGAAGGCGGTGGAGCTGCGCTTCAACGAGGCGGTGACGCCGGGCGCGATCCGGCTGATCGACGGCGCGGGCAGGGGGCGGGACGACGCGCGCATCGAGGCAGCGGGCGAGACCATTTCGCTCGGGATGCCGCCGGATCTCCCGCAAGGCACGGCGGTCGTAAGCTATCGCGTGATCTCGCAGGACGGCCATCCCGTCGCGGGATCGGTGATCTTCTCGGTCGGCGCTCCGACGGCGACGAAGCCGCCCGCCGGTGCGGATGGCGGATTGAGCGCGCTGATCTGGCTGGCGCGGATCGGTCTCTATCTCGGCCTGTTCGTCGGCGTCGGCGGCGTGTTTTTCGCACGCTGGATTGCGTGGTCGATGTCGGGCACGACAGTGCCGTTCGTGGCGCTCCTCATCGGCATTCCGAGCGCGGTTGCATCCGTCGGTGCGCTGGGTCTCGATCTTCTCGGGCTGCCGCTGGCGGCGCTCGTGACGGCTGCTCCGTGGAAGGTCGCATTCGCGACCAGCGCCGGCCCCGCACTGCTCGTCGCGGTCGCATCGATGCTGTTCGCGCTGATGGCGCTGCGCAGCGCGTGGTACGCGCGCGCCTCTGCGATGATCGCATTCATCGGCGTTGGCCTGTCGCTCGCCATGACCGGGCACGCAGCAACGGCACCGCCCGAGGTGCTGACGCGCCCGGCGATCTTCCTCCATGGCCTCGGCGTCGCCTTCTGGATCGGTGCCCTTGCGCCGCTCGCCGCGCTGGTGTCGAAGCCGGGGACTGCGGCAGTGCCGGTCGTGAACCGGTTTTCGCGTATGGCCGTGCTGGCCGTCGGTGCGCTGGCGTTGACCGGCCTTGGCCTTGCCATCGTTCAGCTCGAAAGGCCGTCCGCGCTGATCGACACCCGTTATGGGGCGATCCTGTCGATCAAGCTTGGTCTGGCCGTGTTGCTGCTGGCGCTTGCCGCACTCAATCGGTTGCGGCTGACCTCGGCCCTGGCGAGGGACGAGAAGGCCGCGCCCGCGCTCAGGCGTTCGATCCTGCTTGAAAGCACCATCGCCCTCGCCATCTTCGCCGTCGTGGCCGGCTGGCGCTTCACGCCGCCGCCGCGGACCATAGTTCCCGAGACGCCGCTGGCGATCCACATCCACACCGACAAGGCGATGTTCCAGGTGCTGGTCTCGCCGGGGAAGGCCGGCGTCGATGATTTCGTGCTCCAGCTCATGACGGGCGAGGGGACGTTGCTGACAGTCAAGGAGGTGATGCTGACGCTCAACCTGCCGGAGCGGGGCATCGAGCCGATGGCGCGGGCTGCCTCGCTCGGGCCGGATGGCTACTGGCATGTTCGAAAGGTCGAGCTGCCCTTCGCTGGCCGCTGGCATGTGCGGATCGATGCGCTGGTGACCGATTTCGAGCAGATCACGCTGGAGGACGACCTCGAGCTGGCGCCGTAGGCAAATCGGTTCAAGTTGAACCTGAAGGCAACGGAAAAATGACAGGAATTCCGTTGCGTTAGCGGCTTTTCCTCATTCCCGGTCTTGTGTTTTCGCTCTCAATCCGGTTTCACTGCAACCCCTCACTGATTCCCAGAGTATTGCCATGCGGTTGTCGCGGTTCTTTCTGCCCATCCTGAAGGAAAATCCGAAAGAGGCGGAGATCGTCTCGCATCGGCTGATGCTGCGCGCCGGCATGATCCGGCAGGAGGCCGCCGGCATCTATGCCTGGCTGCCGCTCGGCTTCCGCGTGCTGAAGAAGATCGAGCAGATCGTGCGTGAGGAGCAGGATCGCTCCGGCGCGATCGAGGTGCTGATGCCGACGCTGCAACTCGCCGACCTCTGGCGCGAGAGCGGCCGGTACGACGCCTATGGCCCGGAGATGCTGCGCATCGCCGACCGCCACAAGCGCGAGCTGCTGTACGGGCCGACCAACGAGGAAATGATCACCGAGATCTTCCGCGCCTATGTGAAGTCGTACAAGAACCTGCCGCTGAATCTCTATCATATCCAATGGAAATTCCGCGACGAGCAGCGTCCGCGTTTCGGCGTGATGCGCGGCCGCGAGTTCCTGATGAAGGACGCCTATTCGTTCGACCTCAACGAGGCGGCGGCGCGCGTGGCCTACAACAAGATGTTCGTCGCCTATTTGCGCACCTTCGCGCGGATGGGGCTGAAGGCGATCCCGATGCGCGCCGAGACCGGCCCGATCGGCGGCGATCTCAGCCACGAGTTCATCGTGCTCGCCGAGACCGGCGAATCCGGCGTGTTCATCAATCGCGACGTGCTGGACCTGCCGGTGCCCGGCGAGGACGTCGACTATGACAGCGACCTGACGCCGATCATCAAGCAATGGACCTCGGTCTATGCCGCGACGGAAGACGTTCACGATGCCGCCCGATTCGAGCAGGAAGTGCCCGCGGACAAGCGCGTGAACACCCGCGGCATCGAGGTCGGGCAGATCTTCTATTTCGGCACCAAATATTCCGAGCCGATGAAGGCGCTCGTGGCGGGCCCTGATGGTGTCGACGTGCCGATCCATGGCGGCTCCTACGGCGTCGGCGTCTCGCGCCTGCTGGGTGCCATCATCGAGGCCTGCCATGACGATGCCGGCATCAAATGGCCCGAGGCCGTCGCCCCGTTCCGCGCGGTGGTGCTCAACCTCAAGCAGGGCGATGCCGCGGTCGATGCGGCCTGCGAGAAGCTCTATGCCGAGCTCCAGGCCAAGGGCGTCGACGTGCTCTACGACGACACCGACCAGCGCGCCGGCGCCAAATTCGCTGCCGCCGACCTGATCGGCATCCCCTGGCAGATCATGATCGGGCCGAAGGGGCTCGCCGACGGCAAGGTCGAGATCAAGCGGCGCAGCGACGGCTCC is a genomic window of Bradyrhizobium sp. CB1717 containing:
- the proS gene encoding proline--tRNA ligase, with protein sequence MRLSRFFLPILKENPKEAEIVSHRLMLRAGMIRQEAAGIYAWLPLGFRVLKKIEQIVREEQDRSGAIEVLMPTLQLADLWRESGRYDAYGPEMLRIADRHKRELLYGPTNEEMITEIFRAYVKSYKNLPLNLYHIQWKFRDEQRPRFGVMRGREFLMKDAYSFDLNEAAARVAYNKMFVAYLRTFARMGLKAIPMRAETGPIGGDLSHEFIVLAETGESGVFINRDVLDLPVPGEDVDYDSDLTPIIKQWTSVYAATEDVHDAARFEQEVPADKRVNTRGIEVGQIFYFGTKYSEPMKALVAGPDGVDVPIHGGSYGVGVSRLLGAIIEACHDDAGIKWPEAVAPFRAVVLNLKQGDAAVDAACEKLYAELQAKGVDVLYDDTDQRAGAKFAAADLIGIPWQIMIGPKGLADGKVEIKRRSDGSRETMSPADAVARLVG
- a CDS encoding CopD family protein, whose translation is MRLLAALATLLLVVGFATGASAHAALVSVDPASGSILKTAPKAVELRFNEAVTPGAIRLIDGAGRGRDDARIEAAGETISLGMPPDLPQGTAVVSYRVISQDGHPVAGSVIFSVGAPTATKPPAGADGGLSALIWLARIGLYLGLFVGVGGVFFARWIAWSMSGTTVPFVALLIGIPSAVASVGALGLDLLGLPLAALVTAAPWKVAFATSAGPALLVAVASMLFALMALRSAWYARASAMIAFIGVGLSLAMTGHAATAPPEVLTRPAIFLHGLGVAFWIGALAPLAALVSKPGTAAVPVVNRFSRMAVLAVGALALTGLGLAIVQLERPSALIDTRYGAILSIKLGLAVLLLALAALNRLRLTSALARDEKAAPALRRSILLESTIALAIFAVVAGWRFTPPPRTIVPETPLAIHIHTDKAMFQVLVSPGKAGVDDFVLQLMTGEGTLLTVKEVMLTLNLPERGIEPMARAASLGPDGYWHVRKVELPFAGRWHVRIDALVTDFEQITLEDDLELAP